The Lathyrus oleraceus cultivar Zhongwan6 chromosome 5, CAAS_Psat_ZW6_1.0, whole genome shotgun sequence genome includes the window AGCTGTGTTCAATAATGGATGCATAGTGTAAGATAGAGATGGACCGTGTATATCTTGTTGTGAAAAATTTGTGAGTATAATAATGTTTTCTGAAAGATTGGGGGTGGAAGAATCTCGTTTACAAGAAGATTTTCACGGTTTGAGTGTGTCAAAGCGTCTTGTGAGGAGTGTTAGCCAGAAGTTGAGGAAGAAGAATATTAATAGCAGAAGTTTAGGGGAagatgatgttgatgatgatgatgttaaTGGAGTTTCTTTAAAGTGTTTGTCGCTTTATGGTCGGGGTGGGGGTTGTAAGGTAGGTGCTGATACTAGTGATGAATTAGGGGATTCGAGTGCGAGAAGGAGATCTAGTTCGAGTGAAGAAGGGAAGGGATATAAACCGGTTTGTGCTTATCAAGATACTGCTGTTGTAGATTGTTTCTCGTATGGGGTGAGGGATAGGTTTTGGAGGAGGCATCATAGAAAGAATTCTGAATTGGATGAGATGGTGACGAACAGTAATAAAATGCATGTTTTTCTTCCGGATGATATTCTTGAAATGTGCTTGATGAGGCTTCCGTTGACAAGTTTGATGAATGCTAGACTTGTTTGCAAAAAATGGAGGTCGTTGACTACTACACCGAGATTCCTTCAAATGAGAAGGGAAGGGTTGTATCAAAATCCATGGTTGTTTATGTTTGGTTCTGTTAAAGATGGATTTTGTTCGGGTGAGATACACGCGTTGGATGTGTCTCAGAATCAATGGCATAGGATCGATGCTGGTTTTCTCAGAGGAAGGTTCTTGTTCTCTGTTGCTAGTGTACAAGATGATATCTTCATTGTTGGAGGATGTTCTAGCTTAACTAACTTTGGGAAAGTGGATAGGAGCTCATTCAAGACGCATAGAGGGGTGCTTTCATTTAGCCCCTTGACGAAATCTTGGCGTAAAATGCCGTCTATGAAATATGCTAGATCAATTCCTATACTTGGAGTCTTTGAAGTCAGTTTGGATTTTTCAAGTTGTCAAGGTCATCAAAGTCGGCAAGACAAGCGTTTTCCAAGATCAAGGATTGGTGGGGTTTCGGACGTCTATGAGGATCCTCATAAGCTTTCAATGAGACGTCATTCAAGATCTACTTTTAACGAGACTGAAGCTTCATCTTTGCATAGTAGAAAGGCACACAAGTTCCTGAGACAGATAAGCGATCTTTCAAGCTCTAAGAGCAGTAGAAGATTTTTGGTCATATCTGTAGGGGGTCTGGGATCTTGGGACGAACCCCTGGACTCTGGAGAAATATATGATTCTGCATCCAATAAATGGACTGAAATCCCAAGATTGCCTTTTGATTTTGGGGTTGCTTGTTCCGGAGTTGTATGTGGCAACATGTTTTATGTTTATTCTGAAACTGACAAGCTTGCAGCATATGACATAGGACGAGGTTTCTGGATTGCAATTCAAGCCACTCCATTCCCACCTCGTGTCCATGAGTACTACCCCAAAGTTGTATCTTCAAATGGTCGTCTATTCATGCTCTCTGTGTCTTGGTGTGAAGGCGATGGTCAAATTGGGCGCCGAAACAAGGCTGTTAGAAAACTATGGGAATTAGATCTCATGTATCTTACCTGGACTGAAGTCTCAGTGCATCCTGATGCCCCAATGGACTGGAATGCTGTATTTGTGGCAGACAAAAACTTGATTTTTGGAGTAGAGATGTTCAAAATATTTGGCCAGGTCTTGGATTTTTTCACTGTATGTGATGTGTCTGATATGACAAACTGGAACCATATTTCAAGGAATCATGTCACTCATGAGCTCGATGGTTCATCGTGCGTGACCAAATCCATGGCAGTGCTGCACCTTTGAACTCCTATGCGCAGGTATGCCAAACAAACAACAGAGTATCAAATATTCTATGTACGTTATTTTGAAATGCAACATGACTGGTAAGCTCTGCTTTGTATTTGCTGCATATAATTGTATAAGGGCTAGTCTTCTAAACTCTTTTGCAGTTCTCAGTTCTATGTTTTTTTTCTGTGTACCTtttaatttaattcattttaCATCAATCATAAAGTTCAATTTCATCCTGACTTTGCCGTCGAGTTTCTGCAATCATGTTATTGTAAATGAACTCTTCTCATCTTTCATTTGCCACAATTCTATATAAATTGCTAATTTCAGTCATCAACGGCCTGATGAATTTGGTTATGGCTATACGCAATCCAAGCGTAGTTGAATAGGTTCTGGAATTATGTTATTGCAAATGAATTCTTCTAATCTTTTATTGCCACaattctctcttctctctctctctctctatatatatatatatatatatatatatatatatatataactaaATGCAGTCATGAACCTCTTGATGAATTTGGTTATGGCCCTCCAAGTGTAATTGTTGGTTCAACGCATATCAACCTCCATGATTACAGAAGTACTTTCAAAGTTCAAATAAGATGATACTCATAGACTATTCTTTCTAACTAATAATTAAGTATTTGCCATTGTCAAACTGTAAGTTTTAGAGACGATACAAGGACCATTTATCCATAGATCTTTGATCTTTAAATTTAAATCAGTTTGTGTAAAATCATGAAACCATATTGCAGAAAGGGTTATTCTCTTCTTTTACATTCGAAGCCTTCGTGCGAGAAACTCAAGCTTTCAGAATAGCTCTCCAGATGGATGAACTCACACGAGCTTGCCCAAATTATTTGTCTTAGAGGAAAAAGATCCACAAATTAATCTTATAGTGAGGTATACAATATACTCCAAACAAATTTATCCAATAAGGCAATATTTTGTAGATACATGGATCTGCTTCTCAACCTCTATAAGACTGAAGCTAGATTATTTTCTTCCAACTCAACATGTGcatatatctttctctcccacacaaaataaaatattttatatttttatcaaaCCTCGTAAATATATTTAAAAGTACTTATGTACTGGAAAATAAGGAGGGTCGGAGATCACATAAA containing:
- the LOC127087684 gene encoding F-box/kelch-repeat protein At5g42350, encoding MFSERLGVEESRLQEDFHGLSVSKRLVRSVSQKLRKKNINSRSLGEDDVDDDDVNGVSLKCLSLYGRGGGCKVGADTSDELGDSSARRRSSSSEEGKGYKPVCAYQDTAVVDCFSYGVRDRFWRRHHRKNSELDEMVTNSNKMHVFLPDDILEMCLMRLPLTSLMNARLVCKKWRSLTTTPRFLQMRREGLYQNPWLFMFGSVKDGFCSGEIHALDVSQNQWHRIDAGFLRGRFLFSVASVQDDIFIVGGCSSLTNFGKVDRSSFKTHRGVLSFSPLTKSWRKMPSMKYARSIPILGVFEVSLDFSSCQGHQSRQDKRFPRSRIGGVSDVYEDPHKLSMRRHSRSTFNETEASSLHSRKAHKFLRQISDLSSSKSSRRFLVISVGGLGSWDEPLDSGEIYDSASNKWTEIPRLPFDFGVACSGVVCGNMFYVYSETDKLAAYDIGRGFWIAIQATPFPPRVHEYYPKVVSSNGRLFMLSVSWCEGDGQIGRRNKAVRKLWELDLMYLTWTEVSVHPDAPMDWNAVFVADKNLIFGVEMFKIFGQVLDFFTVCDVSDMTNWNHISRNHVTHELDGSSCVTKSMAVLHL